The DNA sequence aatCACCTGCCCTGCAGCCCGGTGCCCACAACAAGCTCGGTGGTGGGTCCCCAAGGTGTCCCACAGCCCTTCGGGTGGGGCCCCCATCAGCAAGAAGCCGCTGCTAGAGGACAGCATAGCCTGACTTAGCAACAGGGCCTGAGGTCAGGGGTTACAGTTCTGGGAGCCCTGGCCCCACCAACTCCTGCTCAGGTCCCCCAGCCTCGGGGTGATGGAGCCAGCACCCCAAAATCAGCTGTCACCAAGATGTGCCTTCCGGCTCCTCAGGGCCTAAGGATCCTCAGGGCACCCCCAACCTTGCCTATTCAACTCCCTCAGCGCTACCCCAGCCTGAGGCCCCCCTGGTGGGGGGACCCGCCACAGTCCCCAGGGACACCGGGCCCAGCTGCGGGGCCTTTGCAAACTACCCCAACCCCACCCCGCGCTGGGTGCCTCTGTTCAGTCTGAATCAGAGATCACAGCCCAAAGCCTCTGCCCCCTTGATGCTCATGACAACTTAAATCTCAGGTCCTCAGACAGGCCCCAAGGGGTCAGGAAGGGTGTAGACCCCCGGGTCTAACAGCCCTGCCTGTGACAGCTACCTGGCCACCACCAGTTTGGGACTGAGCTTCACAGAAAGAGACTCATGCAGTGTGGTCCTTCATGAGCATTCAGTGTTCATTATTTACTTGGGGCTCTGGGGGTCATCCCTCCTGCCATGCTCCCTTGGTTAGCTCAGCCAGGCAACTTCAGGGCAATTTTGCCAGCCCTCCAGAGCCTTCTGTGTGGGTCTTTATTAAAGAATCATTCACAGCCTCCATAGCCTTCTCCACCATCGCTGAGAcccacagaagcagagagtgaccacaggagggggggggggggggggcatgtccTAGGTCTGGGGTCCTCCAGCACCAGAGCTACATGAAGGACCCCAGAAGACCCTGCCCTCATGGCTCCAGTCCACGTCAAAGAAAGAGCCGTGAGCCCCCAAATGAGTGGAGCTGGGCCCACCGGGCCCAGCCCTGGTGGGAAGGGTGTCCCTGAAGAGAATGGGCATCTCTGGGGGGCTGGGCAAGTGTTCTCCCCTGGATACCCTCTGAggaagccacccccccccccccccccagagaacTGCTGCTGTCATAGGAAGGTAGAGTCCAGGATGACAAGTCTTGGGCGGGGGGAGGCTGGGACCCTCCATGGGAAGGAGGTTTCCTGCCAAGGCCCCTGAGGACTTCATCCTGGGCGGGGACAATGCCGGGAAGGAGGGGGGGATCTGCAGGCAGGCACTGCAGGAAGCTcaggttgggggggcgggggatgtaGGGGAGGACCTTAGTCCCCACCCAGGCGGCTCCATGGGCTCAGTCTCCTAACAATGAGACCAGATATCCCAGATGCAGGCGCGAAATGCCGTTCAGTCCCCTCCGGTGTTGGTCCTGGGCTCCCAGAGGTCCCCCCGCTCTCCCCAGGGTCCACCTCGACCCTCTCTCCAGGCCCTGTCCCGTccctcttcccccctcttccccccctcccctccccccaccccaggttccAGCTCCTCCTCACCTCTGCCCAGAACCCTCTTAATCTGATCAGCCCATACCAGCGGTGATTAGAGCTGTGAGTGTCCTTGAGCGTGAGGGTCTGTCATCCACACAGGTAGAGCGTTTGGGGCTTGGAATGAGCACCATGGAGCACTGGTGATGGGTGGGGAGGCATAGCCCAGAGAGCTGGGTCACACCCTACAAGAGGCCTCAGCAGGGAcggaagcaggaagcagggtcAGGGGCTGGGAAGAGGCCCGTTCACCGGGCCCACTGCCCCCTGCCCGGGTTAAGAGCCCAGCTTCCCGAGAAAGGCCCGCACCTCCGGCCTGGGGAGGGCCGCACCTTGGAGTCCACCTTCCTGTGCCGCTTTCCCGGCACCAGGCTCGAGGGGGATGGGACCAAGGAAGACAGGCCTCAGCTCACACAgacgcctcagtttcccccctgTGCCACCAGCCCCCGCTCTTGCGCCTCGGTTGCTGCCTCTGGCAATTGAGACACCGAGAGGACACAGGCGCAGGGCTAGCGGCCCATCGACCCCTCATTGCCGGGGAAACTGAAGCTGCTTGGGAAAGACTCTGGGGAGGCAACCTTTGGGCAGAGATGGCACAGGGTGAGGGCACAGCCACgccaaggccctgaggctgcCCGACCCTGCAAGGCTCCCGGCAAGTGAGGATTCTTCCCTTTATGCCACAGGCAGCCTCGCGGTGTGAGTCACCGTGAGCAGAGAGGTGTCACTCTGGGTGCTGGTGATGCATGGCCACAAAGGACAAAGAAGCGAGGCCAGGCTGAGAGGCAAGAGGAAACCGTGGACGGATTTCTCAGGACTCACTGGTGACAGCCGTGAGTGGGGAGCCTGGCCAGAGTCCCTTCCCAGGCCTCCCTGTGGATCTCAGCACCCGTGTGGAACACAGCAGGGAGGTCCCACACTCCCAAGGGCCAGAGCTGTCTTACCTGAGGGCAGACAAGCTCAGAGGCGGCCGCGGTACCTGTCTCAGCTCCATCACCCCCAGGAGGCCCTCCCGTCTCAGAGAACACAACCCCTAGGAGacccccaccaccccaaaatCCTCACCCTGAAGGACCCCTCTTTCAGGAGGCCCCACCCCAGAAACCGCCCCCCCAGGAGCCCACCCCAGAGACTCTGGCCGCCAGGAGGCCACCTCCCACCCGCCCATCTCTGCGCTTCCCGGAGGTAAGGAGGCTCcgctccacccccgcccccgctcagCCTCCCCCGGCCTGGTTCTGATTTCCATTCGGTTGACCTCAACTGCCACCCCTCTCTGGCCTCCAGCCTCCAATCTTCCGGTCTCCCAAACTGGAGTGCGCTCCTACCTTCCCGCTCCCTCTGTTCTGACTTCGGCCGCgaggtccccccgccccccatctctgGCCCCGGGCCTCGGCCTCGCAGCGCCGCCCGCGTCGCCTCCAGGGTCGGGGGTCAGGACGGGAAACCCCCTCGGGAAACCCCCAGGGACTCGCTGGAGGAGGGGGCGGCGGGAAGGAGCCGGGTCACCACTATTTAAGCCAGTCCTGTTGGGCGGGGGAAAGAGCCGGACCGGCATGGACCAGAGCCTCGGCCTCCTACTCCCCTTCTTCCTGGGGCTCCTCCATCGAGGCCTCGGTCAGCAAGGGAAGGGACCCCGTTAGGGGAACgagtttggggcggggggggggggtgctggcaCAGGGAGGACTCGAGCAGGGCGGCGGGGAGGCCGCTGAAGACCCTAAGGCGGGGACAAGGGGGTCCGCCGccgccggggtgggggtggggtcagggcTGAGAGCGCCGCCGTCTGCCCGCAGGTGGGCCCCTGGAGGTGGAGCCCCCAGACCCGGTGGTGGCGGTGTCCTTGGGCGGGTCGCGGCAGCTCACCTGCCGGCTGGCCTGCGCCGGCCACCGGGCGCCCTCGGTGCAGTGGCGCGGCCTGGACACCAGCCTGGGCGCCGTGCGGTCGGACGCAGGCCGCAGCGTCCTCACCGTGCACAACGCCTCCCTGTCGGCGGCGGGCCCGCGCGTGTGCGTGGGCTCCTGCGGGGACCTGACCTTCCAGCGGACCGTGCAGCTCCTGGTGTTCGGTGagctcccaacccccccccccccccctgccgccCTCGCACTTTCCGCggcccagcagccctgccctgcctcggTCCGATACCGCGTTTTCCTGGGCGCCCTCCCAGATTGCccagcccgccccccaccccgatcAAAGACTGCCCCAGCTCAGCCTGAGTCACTCAGCAACCCACTCCCCGCCCTCCTCACCCCCGCCCAGTGCCCCTCCTGACTCCCGCCCCTTCTGCTCTgctctcctcaccccccaccccgcccctcctgaCTCCCGCGCCTTCTGCTCCgctctcctcaccccccaccccgcccctcctgaCTCCCGCGCCTTCTGCTCCgctctcctcaccccccaccccgcccctcctgaCTCCCGCCCCTTCTGctcttccctcctcacccccccaccccgcccctcctgaCTCCCGCCCCTTCTGctcttccctcctcacccccccaccccgcccctcctgaCTCCCGCCCCTTCTGctctgccctcctcaccccccaccccgcccctcctgaCTCCCGCCCCTTCTGCTCTGCCCTCCTCACCGCCCACCTCGCCCCTCCTGACTCCCGCGCCTTCTGctctgccctcctcaccccccaccccgcccctcctgaCTCCCGCCCCTTCTGctctgccctcctcaccccccaccccgcccctcctgaCTCCCGCCCCTTCTGctctgccctcctcaccccccaccccgcccctcctgaCTCCCGTGCCTTCTGCTCTgctctcctcaccccccaccccgcccctcctgaCTCCCGCCCCTTCTGctctgccctcctcaccccccaccccgcccctcctgaCTCCTGCGCCTTCTGCTCTGCTCTCCTCTTCAGCATCTTGCACTCTGGACACACGAGCTGTGGCCGCTGGGCCTTCCCCTCACCCTGTGCACCACTCACCCCTTGGCCCTGCCCTCAAGTCTCCTCCTCAGGGCCCAGTGCTGACCTACGGGCTAAGCCCACCTGGCCCCAACCCTCTGTCCATTCTGCAGCGTTCCCAGCCCAGCTGACTGTCTCCCCAGTAGCCCTGGTGGCCAAGCAGGACCGAGAGGTAGCCTGCACAGCCCACAATGTCACGCCCGTCAGTCCCGAGGCCCTCTCCTTGTCCCTGCTCCTGGGGGACCGAGAACTGGAGGGGGTGCAGGCCCTGGGCCGGGATGTGGAGGAGGAGCCCCAGCAAGGTGAGGACCTGCTGTTCCGAGTGACAGAGCGCTGGCTGTTGCCCCCCCTggggacccccaccccacccaccctccactgCCAGGCAACCATGAAGCTGCCTGGCTTGGAGCTGAGCCACCACCAGCCCATCCCAGGTGAGTCTTCGGGGTTCTGGACGGCCTGCACTCGGTGTCCCCAGGAAGTAGGTGAAGTCACCCAGCTCCTATGTGCCTTGATGAGTGCTGCCCGGGGGGCTCTTCTGGAATCCTGGCTCCATCCCTCACCTGCTGTGTCCCCGTGTGGACCGGTCACAATTCCCACAGCAGGTGGGGCTATCAAATGCCACCAGAGTGACGTTCCCTACTCATctattcagtcattcaacagatttattgagcacctaccctGTGTCGGACCCCCTGAGATCCTGTCCTACTTTGCCCACAGTCCTCCAGGGCTCCTACCTCcctcagggtaaaaaaaaaaaaaaaaaaaaaaaaaagaaacaaccaatcCTCCTTCATCCACGGGGCCTTGAATGACCTGCTGtcacctcctccctcttcctccatcaccctgctccagccacatgagcctcccagctgctcctccaaCAGGCCAGATGcagtcctgcctcaggacctttacACATGCTCCAGCCTCCACtgggaatgctcttcccccagcTCTGTCCATTGCTCCATCACTCACTTTCCTCGGGTTGCCTTCCCAGTGAGGCTTTACACCTGTCTGAAGGGTCAAAGCACCGTTACTGTCCCttacacatgtatgtgtacacacgCGAGCCATGTGACTTCTCTTATTGTATATTCTTTGACACGTTTTATCAATATCTGGCATCCtggattttctcttcattttttccccattgtctgtctcccctactGTTGGCTTCGCTGAGATAGGAATATGTTTTATTCACGGCTACGTCCCCAGTGGCTAAAACAGTGCCcaacacatagtaagtactcaacaGATACATTCCAAATGAGTGGATGGGTAGACGGAAGGACAGACGAAATcacggtgcctggcacgtggtaggTACgcagtaaatacttgctgaatgaatgaacaaatgaaaacatttggcTTGGGGCTAAgaacacagcaggtgctcagttcGCATCAGACGTTATTAACTTAACAACGTGTCTaatgtgggaggggccctgcccaCATCATGAAGCCCCTGGCAGGCTCTCCTTAAAAAAGCACAAATCCATTCTCCAGCAGGGCACCCTGAAACTCATGTTACTGCACTTGGGGTcatcggggtgggggtgggtcaaGGGAGCTCCCCGGGAGGGTGGGGTCGATTggaaggggtggggtgcagggaaggggtggTGGGAGAGCACACAGAGAGGCCGCTGGATCTGAAAGGTACTTTCTGGTAAGATGTACAAACCCCTCCTGGGGCTCAGCCTCCCATCTCCAGCACAAAGGATGAGCAGAGAGCCCCGGCACCCTTCGCTTTGTCAGGGAGCACCTCCCCTCTGTCCACCTACTAGCCCTGTAATTTATAAAAGCCAGTACTCACCAAGCCCCCACTCTGATTGCTCTCCATGGCACCCCTAGGATGGGTGGCTCTCACCCCCTTTACCGCTGAGGAAATTGAGGTGCAGAGGTTCAGATGCTTACTCAGAGTGGGGAGAGGACCAAGACAGGCCCTGGCCCCACTCCTACCCACTGGGGATACCCTTCGATTTGCCCAAGTGGCCCAGGATGGGGCCCCAGGGTCAAACCCTGTGGTCTAaatggagaggcaggcaggagaaggggcctggggcaggagaaAAAACAACCCCCCTGTTTTCCAGTCCTGCATAGGCTGACCTCCCGGGAGCCCCCTGTAACGACCTCCCCCAA is a window from the Leopardus geoffroyi isolate Oge1 chromosome A2, O.geoffroyi_Oge1_pat1.0, whole genome shotgun sequence genome containing:
- the MADCAM1 gene encoding mucosal addressin cell adhesion molecule 1 isoform X2; its protein translation is MDQSLGLLLPFFLGLLHRGLGGPLEVEPPDPVVAVSLGGSRQLTCRLACAGHRAPSVQWRGLDTSLGAVRSDAGRSVLTVHNASLSAAGPRVCVGSCGDLTFQRTVQLLVFAFPAQLTVSPVALVAKQDREVACTAHNVTPVSPEALSLSLLLGDRELEGVQALGRDVEEEPQQVLHRLTSREPPVTTSPKATPGLSSTHSPRSPGPPPGNSSTTPCRPEIHRSPAPGGLELLCEAACGPGMSASWTQAPGGLEAYERQEAGALARLSVLWARCNPEGWFQCRLDPGGQMASLYLVPEVCPPTTSAALWPGSLVLGLLFLAFLTHRLWRRCRPAG
- the MADCAM1 gene encoding mucosal addressin cell adhesion molecule 1 isoform X1, with the translated sequence MDQSLGLLLPFFLGLLHRGLGGPLEVEPPDPVVAVSLGGSRQLTCRLACAGHRAPSVQWRGLDTSLGAVRSDAGRSVLTVHNASLSAAGPRVCVGSCGDLTFQRTVQLLVFAFPAQLTVSPVALVAKQDREVACTAHNVTPVSPEALSLSLLLGDRELEGVQALGRDVEEEPQQGEDLLFRVTERWLLPPLGTPTPPTLHCQATMKLPGLELSHHQPIPVLHRLTSREPPVTTSPKATPGLSSTHSPRSPGPPPGNSSTTPCRPEIHRSPAPGGLELLCEAACGPGMSASWTQAPGGLEAYERQEAGALARLSVLWARCNPEGWFQCRLDPGGQMASLYLVPEVCPPTTSAALWPGSLVLGLLFLAFLTHRLWRRCRPAG